From the genome of Agromyces badenianii:
TCGAGCACCTGCTGGCGCGCCTCTTCGCCGATCATCTTCTGGAAGTCGCGCACCATCTCGGGGAAGGGGTGCGGCCCGGCGACCGTGCCGAAGATGTAGTTGGTCGTCTCGACGTTGGTCACCCAGTCGCGCAACGCGTCGTTGATCGCGTCCTTCAGGGTGCGCGAGCCCGCCGTCACCGCGATGACCTCGGCGCCCAGCAGCCGCATGCGCGCGACATTGAGCGCCTGTCGCTCGGTGTCGACCTCGCCCATGTAGATGACGCAGTCGAGCCCGAAGAGCGCTGCGGCGGTCGCCGTGGCCACGCCGTGCTGGCCGGCGCCCGTCTCGGCGATCACCCGCGACTTGCCGATGCGCTTCGTGAGGAGCGCCTGGCCGAGCGCGTTGTTGATCTTGTGCGAACCCGTGTGGTTGAGGTCTTCGCGCTTGAGGATGACCCGGGCGCCACCCGCGTGCGCGGCGAAGCGCGGCACCTCGGTGATGATCGACGGTCGCCCGGTGTAGCTGCGACCGAGCTCGGCGAGTTCTGCGCCGAACGCCGGATCGAGCTTCGCGAGGTCGTAGGCCTCACCGAGCTCATCGAGGGCGGCGACGAGGGACTCGGGCACGAAGCGCCCGCCGAAGTCGCCGAAGTACGGACCGGTCTGCGCTCTGAGCGCCATGTCACACCGCCAGGAAGGTTGAGAGATTGGCAATCGGGTCGCCGCCTGTGACGAGCGCCTCTCCGACGAGCACGACGTCGGCGCCCGAAGAGCGGTAGTGCACGACATCCGCCACCGACAGCACGGCGGACTCCGCAACGCGGATGGCGCCCTCGGGGAACAGTGGGGCGAGTCGACCGAAGAGGTCGCGGTCGAGTTCGAACGTCGAGAGGTCGCGGGCGTTCACGCCGATGAGACGGGCACCGAGCGCTGCCGCGCGCTCGAGCTCGTCGGCGGCGTGGGTCTCGATGAGGGGCGTCATGCCGAGCTCGACGATGAGGTCGTAGAGCTCGCGGAGCGTCGGATCGTCGAGTGCAGCGACGATCAACAGCACGAGGTCTGCGCCTGCCGCTCGTGCCTCGAACACCTGGTACGGCGTCGCGATGAAGTCCTTGCGAAGCACCGGCAGCGCCACGGCCTGCCGTACGGCCTCGAGATCGGCGAGCGAGCCGCCGAACTTGCGACCCTCGGTGAGCACGCTGATGGCGCTCGCGCCGCCGAGCTCGTAGCGGCGTGCCAGGGCGGCGGGGTCTTCGATCGACGCGAGCGCGCCTCGCGAAGGACTCGAGCGCTTGATCTCGGCGATGACCTTCACACGCGAGCCGGGCCGCAGCGCCTCGATCGCATCGAGCGCGGCCGGGCGGGCGAGCGCGGCCGCCTCGACCTCGGCCAGCGGTGCGCTCTCGCGGCGCGACAGTGCGTCGGCGACCGCGTTGGCCGTCAACTCGGCGAGCACTAGTGCGCCTTTTCGGTGACCTTCGAGCCGCCGACGCCGTAGCCGGCCCGGGCGAGGACCCAACCGACGAGGAGGCCGACGACGACGAGCCCTGCCGATGCCCAGACGAGCCACTGCACGTCGAAGAAGAAGGCGACGGTGCCGATCGTGATCGCGATGAGCATGATCGTGACGGAGGTCCATGCCGCGGGCGAGTGTCCGTGGCCGGGATCTGCGGTCTCAATGCTCATGATGCTCCTTCGTGCGGGGGTTTCCGTCGGCCAGTCTAGCGGTTCGCGCCGCTCGGGCTCTCGTCGGCCGTCGGCTCGCCGTCATCGTCTGCCGGGCCGGTCGCGCCCGGGGTCGACCGGGCATCGTCGGTCGGATCGTCGCCGCGGCTCAGGCCGTCCCAGTCGTCGATCGCGCGATCCGAGGCCGGGCGCTCGGCGTCGGCCGCGGGCCGATCAGTCGCCGACAGGCGGGCACTGCTGTATCGGCGCGACGAGGCCGGCCACCGGCTGCCGGTCACGAGCACGACGAGGCCGCCGAGCACGAGGATCACCCCGCCGACGAGTGCCAGCGTCGGCCAGAACGTCGCAGCGACCGAGGCCACGAGCTCGGCGGTCGGTGCGGCACCGGCGACGCCGGTGGCCTCGGTGACCGCGGCGGAGACGGCGGAGACGGGATCGGCCAGTGTCAGACCCGCCGCGAGCAGCACGCACCCGCCGAGCACGATCTCGAGCATTCCGAGCACGATGCGGATGCCGGGGCCGGCGATCGCGATGGCGGGTGCGACCGCAAGTCCTGCGAGCCCGAGCGCCGCGAGCGCCGGGGAGGCGACGCCGCCGGCGACCGCAATGGCCTCACCGGCACCCACGGCGGTGCTCGCCTCGATCACCAGCTCGAACCAGGTCTGGCTCCAGGAGAGCAGCACGAACCCCGCGCCGATGATCGTCGCGACGATCGACGGCAGTTTCATGCGCGCCGCACTCATGAGTCCACCCTGCGCATGGCGTTCGCGACGGCGACGGCGCGGAGCGGCGCGGCGGCCTTGTTGCGCGACTCCTGGTACTCGGATTCCGGGTCGGAGTCGGCCACGAGTCCGCCGCCCGCCTGGACTCGGGCGACGCCGCCCGAGATCGTCGCGGTGCGGATCGCGATCGCGAGATCGGCATCCCCGCCGAACCCGAAGTACCCGACCACTCCGCCGTACAAGCCCCGCTGCGCGGGCTCGAGCTCGTCGATGATCTCGAGCGCCCGCGGTTTCGGCGCACCCGACAGGGTGCCGGCAGGGAACGTGGCACGGAACACGTCGATCGCCTTCGCCCCGGGCAGCAGATCGCCCTCGACCGAGGAGACGAGGTGCATGATGTGGCTGAACCGTTCGACCCGCATGAACTCGGTCACTTCGACCGAACCCGCGGTGCAGACCTTCGCGAGGTCGTTCCGTGCGAGGTCGACGAGCATGAGGTGCTCCGCCTGCTCCTTGGGGTCGGCGATGAGTTCGGACTCGAAGTCGGCATCCGCTTCAGGCGTTGCGCCCCGGGGCTTCGAGCCGGCGATCGGATGCGTGAAGACGCGGCCGTGCTGCACCTTCACGAGCGCCTCGGGCGACGAGCCGACGATCCAGTACGGCTCCCCCGCGGTGTCCTCCAGGTGCAGGAAGTACATGTACGGGCTGGGGTTCAGGCTGCGGAGCACTCGGTACACGTCGATGGGATGCGCGGTCGCCTCCTGTTCGAAGCGCTGCGAGATGACCACCTGGAAGACGTCGCCGTCGCGGATGTACTCCTTCGACCGCTCCACGGCCGCGAGGAAGTCGGCCTTCCGGGTGCGGTGCACCGGCTCGGCGGCGCGACCCAGGTCGATCTCGGCCAACCACGCCTCCGACGGTTGGGCGAGTCCGTGCTGCAGGCGGTCGAGACGGCTCTGCGCATCTGCCCAGAGGGCGTCTGCCGCCTCGCCGCAATCGTTCAGCACCGAGGCGATGAGCTGGACCGTGCCGGTGTGATGGTCGATCACGACCAGCTCGGAGACGAATGCGAACGCCTGGCCGGGAAGCGAGAACTCGGACGGCGGACGGTTCGGCAGCCGCTCGATCTGACGGATCGCCTCCCAGCCGATGAATCCGACGAGGCCGCCCCTGAGGGGCGGCGCCCCCGGCACGTCTTCGGTGCGCCAGCGTTCGAAGAGGGCCTCGAGGGCGGCCAGCGGCGGAAGATCCGCGGCATCGCCGAGTGCGCGTTCGGCGCTCAGCCCGTAGTCCTGCCACTTCACCCGGTCGTCGGCCTCGGTGATCACGCCGTACGAGGAGACGCCGACGAAGGAGTAGCGCGACCAGATGCCTCCCTGCTCCGCGGACTCGAGCAGGAACGTGCCCGGGCGGTCGCCGGCGAGCTTGCGGTAGATGCCGACCGGAGTCTCGCCGTCGGCGAAGAGCTCGCGCACGACGGGCACGACCCGGCGCCCCGCGAGCAGGGCGGCGAAGTCGTCGAAGGTGGTCGTGGCGTCGGCCAACGTATGCTCCTCGTCGTCAGGCTGCGGGCGGGAATCCGGCGGTCACGGCGATGGGATCGCCGTCGAAGCAGGTACGGGTACCGGAGTGACAGGCCGCGCCGACCTGCTCGACCTTCACCAGCAGGGTGTCGGCGTCGCAGTCGAGGGCGGCCGAGCGCACGTACTGCACATGCCCGGAGGTGTCGCCCTTGCGCCAATACTCCTGGCGCGACCGCGACCAGAAGGTCACCCGGCCCTCGGTGAGGGTGCGTCGCAGCGCTTCGCGGTCCATCCAGCCGAGCATCAGCATCTCACCGGTGTCCCACTGCTGGATGACGGCGGGCAGCAGCCCGTCGTCGTTGAAGACGGCGCGCTCGAGCGCTTCTTCGGCCGTCGATCCGGCGATGCTCATCGCACGATCCTCCCGTCGGCCGCCAGGGCGGCCTTCACTTCGCCGATGGTCAGCTCGCCGTTGTGGAAGACGGATGCCGCGAGCACCGCATCAGCGCCGGCAGCGATCGCGGGCGGGAAGTCGGCGACAGCTCCCGCTCCACCCGAGGCGATGACCGGCACCGTCGACAGTTCGTGCATGAGCGCGGTGAGCTCGAGGTCGAATCCGGCCTTCGTGCCGTCGGCGTCGATCGAGTTGACGAGCAGCTCCCCTGCGCCGAGCTCGATCGCCCGTCGCGCCCAGTCGAGCGCGTCGAGCTCGGTCTCGGTGCGCCCGCCGTGGGTCGTCACGACGAAGCCCGACGGCGTGCGCTCGGAGCGCTTCACGTCGAGCGAGAGCACGAGCACCTGGGCGCCGAAGCGATCGGCGATCTCGGCGATGAGCGGAGGGCGCGCGATCGCGGCGCTGTTGACGCCGATCTTGTCGGCACCATGCCCCTGCAGCCGCGCGACATCGTCGACCGAGCGGATGCCGCCGCCCACCGTGAGCGGAATGAAGACCTGTTCAGCGACCCGCTGCACCATGTCGTAGGTCGTCGATCGGTCGTCGACGGTGGCGGTGACGTCGAGGAAGGTGAGCTCGTCGGCTCCCTGCTCGGCGTAGCGGGCCGCGAGCTCGACGGGGTCGCCGGCATCCCGCAGGTTCTGGAAGTTGACGCCCTTCACGACGCGGCCCGCGGCCACGTCGAGACACGGGATCACGCGGACGGCGAGTGACATGCGAGCCTCACAACCGTGCCGCGTGGATGGCGCTCACGAGGATCGCCCGTGCGCCGAGTTCGTACAGCTCGTCCATGACGTGGTTCATGTCGACCCGCGGGATCATCACCCGCACGGCGACCCACTCGGGGTCGTGCAGCGGCGAGACGGTCGGGGATTCGAAGCCCGGGGCCGCGGCCGTGGCGCGTTCGAGGTACTCGACCGGCACGTCGTAGTCGAGCAGCACGTACTGGCGCGCGACGAGCACGCCCTGCAGGCGCCGCAGGAGTGTCGCGGCACCGGGCTTGTCGACGCCGGAACCGATGAGCACGGCCTCGGAGTCGAGGATGACCGGACCGAAGATCTCGAGGCCGGCCTTGCGGAGCGTCGAACCCGTCGAGACGACGTCGGCGACCGCGTCGGCGACCCCGAGGCGCACGGCCGACTCGACCGCGCCGTCGAGCTTCACGAGCTTGGCGGTGACGCCGTGACCGGCGAGGAACGCCCCCACGAGGCCCGGGTAGCTCGTGGCCACGCGGACGCCCTCGAGGTCGGCCAGTTCGGTGAACCCGCCCGCCGGCCCGGCGAAGCGGAACGTCGAGTCGCCGAATCCGAGCGGCGCGATCTCTGCGGCATCCGAGCCAGAATCGAGCAGGAGGTCGCGCCCTGTGATGCCGACGTCGAGGGCCCCTGAGCCGACGTACGTCGCGATGTCACGCGGGCGGAGGTAGAAGAACTCGACCCCGTTGCGGGGATCGGCGGTGTGCAGGTCGCGCGGGTCTCGGCGACCGGTGTACCCGGCCTCCCACAGCATCTGCGCGGCGGTCTCGGCGAGCGAGCCCTTGTTGGGCACGGCGATTCGGAGCATTTCCTGACTTTCGTGTCGACGGTTCTGATCGGGCATGAGCGGGATCAGAGATGTCGGTACACGTCGGCGGGCGAAAGCCCCTTGGCCAGCATGAGCACCTGCAGGTGGTAGAGCAGCTGCGAGATCTCTTCAGCGGTCTCGTCATCGCTCTGGTACTCGGCCGCCATCCACACCTCGGCCGCCTCCTCGACGATCTTCTTGCCGATGGCGTGCACGCCGGCGTCGAGCTCACGCACCGTGCCGGAACCCTCGGGGCGGGTTCGGGCTTTGTCGGCGAGCTCGACGAAGAGGTCGTCGAAAGTCTTCACCCGTTCAGACTACCGGTGCCTGAACGCGGCCGATGCGTGTGCGCCGATGCGGCGTCACGAAGCGATGCGATGCGCTCGGCCGGCACCTCGGCGCCGAAGACCGCGGAGCCCGCCACGAAGGTGTTCGCACCGGCCTCGGCGGCGATGCCGATCGTGTCGAGCGAGATGCCGCCGTCGACCTGCAGCCACACGTCGAGGCCGGTCGCTTCGACGGCGGAGCGCAACCGCTGCAGCTTCGGCATCGTCTCGGGCATGAACGACTGCCCGCCGAAGCCGGGTTCGACCGTCATCACGAGCACCTGGTCGAACTCGGGCAACAGCTCGAGGTAGGGCTCGACGTCGGTGCCGGGCTTCAGCGCGATGCCGGCGCGTGCACCGATCTCGCGGAGCCTGCGCGCGAGCGCCACCGGGTCCGCGGCGGCTTCGGCGTGGAACGTCACCGAGAAGGCGCCCGTCTCTGCGTAGCCGGGTGCCCAGCGATCGGGGTCGTCGATCATGAGGTGCACGTCGAGCGGGATCGCGCTCACCTCTTGGAGTCGTTCGACCATCTGCAGTCCGAAGGTCAGGTTCGGCACGAAGTGGTTGTCCATGACGTCGACGTGCACGAGGTCTGCGCTCGCGATTCGATCGAGCTCGCGCTCGAGGTTCGCGAAGTCGGCAGCGAGGATGCTCGGGTTGATCCGCGTCGTCATGCTGCCACCCTATCGAGCGGCACCGGCGGCTGAGGCACCGCCCTGCCGCTTGCGCACGAGCGCGATGAACATCGCGTCGGTGCCGTGCCGGTGCGGCCACAGCTGCACGGTCTCGGGTGCGCCGGCGAGATCGAGCGGGTGCTGCGACAGCCCCTCGACGACGAGGCGCGTGTCGAGTTGCTCGGCGATCGAGCCTGCGCGCCGCAGCGCAGCAGCGAGGACGCCGTGCGTCTCGGCCGTGTGGGGCGAGCACGTGACGTAGGCGAGGATGCCGCCGGGGGCGAGCGCGGCGAAGGCGCTGTCGAACAGCTCGCCTTGCAGCTTCGTCAGCTCCGCGACATCCGCGGGGGCCTTGCGCCACCTGGCCTCGGGGCGACGACGGAGCGCGCCGAGCCCCGTGCATGGTGCGTCGAGGAGGATGCGGTCGAACCCGTCGGGCGCTCCGAGCACGTCGAGATCGAGATCGCGTCCGTCGCCGACGTGCACGTCGACGTCGAGAGGCACCCCGGCGATCGCACTGCGCACCAGTTCGGCGCGAACCGGCACGGTCTCATTCGCCGACAGCCGAGCACCGCCCGCCAGCGCCTCGGCGGCGAGCACCGCGGTCTTTCCGCCGGGCCCCGCGCAGAGGTCGAGCCACCGCTCGCCCGATCGCACCGGCACCGCACGGCTGAGCGCCAGGGCCGCGAGCTGCGACCCCTCGTCTTGCACCCGGATGCGCCCCCCGGATGCCTCGGCGGCGGCGATCGGGTCGCCCGCGACCGCTCCGATCGGCGAGAACCGGTCGGGCTCGAAGCCGTCGATGCCGGTCGTGTCGACGCCGAGGCCGGGCAGCACCGCGAGGTTCACGCGCGGCGAGGCGTTGTCGGCGTGGAGCAGCGCCTCGAGCTCGTCGCCGCGGCCCTCGTGCTCGAGGGCGGTGCGCAGCGCGCGCACGATCCACTCGGGATGACTGGTCACGGCCGCGAGCCGGGCGTCCTCTCCGGACGTGCCCTCGGCGACGAGTTCGCGCCACTCCTCGGGCGAGGTGCGGGAGATCGTGCGGAGTACCGCGTTCGCGAAGCCCGCCGCCTTCGGGGCGACCCGGCGCGCGAGCTCGACCTGCTCGTTCACGGCGGCGTGCGTCGCCACCCTGGTCGCGAGCAGCTGGTGCGCGCCGAGCCGCAGCACATCGAGCACCGCCGGGTCGATCGCCTCGGCAGGCCGATTCGCGGCAAGCTCGATGACACGGTCGTAGAAGCCCTGCATGCGCAGCGTGCCGTAGGTCAGCTCGGTCGCGAAGGCCGCATCGGCACGGCTCAGTCCGGCACGACGGATGCGGGTCGGCAGCAGCAGGTTGGCATAGGCCTCATCGGCGCGAACGGCCTCGAGCACGTCGACGGCGACGAGCCGGGCGGGCGAGATGTGCGTCGACGCGGCGCGGGAGCTGCTGCCGGGCCGGCTTCCGTTTCCGTTTTCCTTTCCGTTTCCGCCTCGAGCACCGCCCGCGTTGCCGCGGCCACCGCTCGTCGTACCGCCGTTCATCGTGCCACCGCCGCGCTGCGCGCTGCGCCGCGCCACCAGTCGCCGGCATCCATCGCGGGTTTGCCGGCCGGCTGCACGCGCCGCAGTTCGAGCGGCCTCGTGCCCGTGCCGACGAACAGGCGGCGATCGGCCAGCACCATCTCGCCGGGCGCGAGCGTCGGAGCATCCGCGATGCCGCTGGCATCGTCGAGGCCCAGCACCTTCAGCCGCTGTTCATCGACCGTCGTCCACGCGCCGGGCTCGGGCGTGACGCCTCGGAACCGCGCGTGCACCTCGGTCGCGGGGCGCGACCAGTCGAGGCGCGCATCGTCGATCGTGAGCTTCGCGGCGAGACTCGGTTCACCCGTCTGAGGGTGCGCGTGCGCCGTGCCGTCGGCGATACCGTCGACGACGCCGGCGAGCAACTCGGCACCGGAGACGGCGAGCTCGTCGAGCAGCTCGCCGGCCGTCTCATCGCCGCGGAGGGGGTGCGGCCGGGTCGCGAAGACCTCGCCCGCGTCGAGTTCGGGGACGAGCTGGAAGACGGATGCGCCGGCGACGCGGTCACCGGCGATGAGCGAGTGCTGCACGGGGGCCGCTCCGCGCCAGGCCGGCAGCAAGGAGAAGTGCAGATTGATCCAGCCGTGCACCGGCGTGGAGAGGAGTGGTTCGCGCACGAGGCCGCCATACGCCACGATGACGCCGAGATCGGGGGCGAGGGCGGCCACGCGCTCGGTGACGTCGGCGTCCAGACGATTCGCCTCGATGACGGGCACCTGCAGGCGCGCCGCGGCCCGGGCGACCGGCGACGGAGTCAGCACGCGCTTGCGTCCGAGCGGCGCCGGCAGACGCGTGACGACGCCGACGAGTTCATGGTCGGTCGCCGAGAGACGTTCGAGCGACGGGACGGCGACGGCAGGAGTGCCGGCGAAGACGATGCGGAGCTTCTGCACACTCCATTGTCGCCGACCGGGCGACGCCTACGGCACGTCGGGGTCGTCGAAGCGCACGCGCAGCACCGACGGGCGCTTCGGCGGCCGGCCGGTGACCGGCCGCCGGCGCTCGGTCGACACCGTGATCATCTCGGCACGGAGCGCCCGCGCGACCGCGGCGCCGGCCGAGTAGTCGAACCGCACGATCGCGCGCTCGAGTCCTTCATCGGCGGGCACGGGCCCGAGGGCGTCGACACCGTCGGCTGCGGCCTGCGCCGCGGTCAGGGCCCGCGCGACGAGCGCCGGTGCCGCCGTCACGCTCGCGACGCGAACAGCCGGCGGGAAGCGGAGCGCACGTCGGCTCGCGAGTTCGCCGCTCGCCCATTCCGCTTGCCGCCACGAGGTCAGCGCGTTCGCGAGCGCGCCGGCCACGCCCACGAGGTAGACCGGCGAGCCCGGCGAGGCGAGCGCCGCGGCGTTCGACCACCAGCGCAGGCAGTCTTCTGCGACGCGAAGGGACTCGCGCAGGAGCATCCGCTCGCCGTCGAGAAGGAGCACGGCCCGGTAGCCGCCGTCGGCGATCGGCTCGGCACCGCGCGTCGCCACCACGAGCGCGGGCTCGCCGCCGACCCGGAGCACCGGCCGCTCGCCGTCGGAGAGGATGACCCTTGCAGCCGGGAACGCCCGCCCGAGCTCTTCGGCGGTGCGACTGGCCCCCACCGTCGCCGCGCGCAGCTTCGTGCCCTCGCAGACCGGGCACTTCCACGTGCTCGCACTCGTGCCGCAGAGCACGCAGCGCGGGTCTCCCCCGCTGCGCGGCACGACCAGCGCACCGCCGCACGCGGCGCATCGCGCCGGCTCGCGGCATCGGTCGCACGTGAGCAGCGGCGCATGCCCCGGGCGTGCCACCTGCACGAGCACCGGCCCTTCGCGGATCGCCTGTTGTGCCGCACGCCACGCACTCGACGGGATGCGCGCCGAGCCCGGCTCGGGTGCGGCCTGGTGCTCGGTCGGGATGACGCGCGGCTTCACCTGCTTGACGGCCGGCACGTCGTGCACCCAGCCGATCTCGACGAGTCGCTCGACCTCGACGCTCCGGGTGTGGCCGAGGAAGACGAGCGCAGCCCCCGATTGCTCCTGCCGGATCAGCGCGGCATCGCGCGGATGCACGCCCGGCGCGAGCTGTTCGTTCTGCAGCCCATCGCCGTCGTCCCACATCGCGATGAGGCCGAGCCGCGCCGCCGGGGCGTAGACGGTCGACCGGTTTCCGATGATGACCCGGGCATCGGAACCGGTGGCGTCGAGGAACGCCCGGAACCGCTCGCCGCCAGTCTGGCGCGCGTCGGTGCGCAGGACTCGACGCGGGTCGAGCAGATCGGCGAGGGCCGCCTGAAGCTGCTCCTGGTCGCGGTAGTCGGGCACGATGATGAGGCTCGACCGGTCGGCCGCGAGCGTGTGCGCCGCCGCCGCCGCAAGGATCGCCGCCCAGGCGCCGACCCACTCGCCGGAGCCGAGCCGCACGGGTCGGGGGTCGGCGGCGAGAGACATCCGCTCGCCTGCGTCGATGCCCGCCTCGAAACGACCGCTCTCGTACCCCGGGATCGGAGCCGCCCGCGCCGGCAGCTCCCCGGCGTCTGGCTCGGCCGCCCGCCACGCCCGCTCGGCACGCACATAGCGGCTCGGGATTGCGACACGCAGGATGTCACCGGCGTTTCCGGCCGCACGGTCGGCCGCGGCACGCGCGAGTGCCCACACCTCGGGCATCAGCAGGGGCACCTCGGAGACGACGTCTTCGAGCTCGCTCAGCCGCCCCTCGTACTCGCTCGTTCCGACGAGTTCGACGAGCCAGCCGTTCGCGATGCGCCCGCCCGATCGCAGCGGCACCCGCACCCGCACTCCCGCGCGGGCCGCCTCACGGAACCGCTCGGGCACCGCGTAGTCGAAGAGCTGGTCGAGCTGCGGCAGCGGCGAGTCGACGAGCACTCGGGCGACCGAGCCGCCGGCCACGTCAGATCCTGGCAGCGGTGCGGAGGTCGTCGACGCGGTCGAGGCGCTCCCAGGTGAAGTCGGGCAGCTCGCGGCCGAAGTGGCCGTAGCTCGCGGTCTGCGCGTAGATCGGCCGAAGCAGGTCGAGGTCGCGGATGATCGCGGCCGGTCGCAGGTCGAACACCTCGCGGATGGCCGCGATGATCTGCTCGTCGGGCAGCGCGCCGGTGCCGAAAGTCTCGACGTAGAGGCCCACCGGTGCGGCCTTGCCGATGGCGTACGCCACCTGCAGCTCGAGCCGGTCGGCGAGTCCTGCGGCGACCGCGTTCTTGGCGACCCAGCGCATCGCGTACGCCGCCGAGCGATCGACCTTTGATGGGTCTTTGCCGCTGAAGGCGCCGCCGCCGTGCCGGCTCGCGCCGCCGTAGGTGTCGATGATGATCTTGCGCCCGGTGAGCCCGGCGTCGCCCTGCGGGCCGCCGATCTCGAAGCGGCCGGTCGGGTTGATGAGCACGTCGAGGTCGGGCCGCGCAAGTTCGACGGTGTCGAGCACCGGCCTGATCACGAGCTCATCGACTTCGGCGCGAAGCTGCTCGGTCGAAACGGCGAGCGTGTGCTGCGTCGAGAGCACGACCGTCTCGACCGTCTGCGGCACCTGCCCGTCGTAGCCGATCGTGACCTGGGTCTTGCCGTCGGGGCGCAGGTAGTCGAGCTCGCCGTTCTTGCGCACGGCGGCGAGCCGCTCGGCGAGTCGGTGGGCGAGCCAGATCGGCACGGGCATGAGTTCGGGCGTCTCGCGCGTGGCGTAGCCGAACATGATGCCCTGATCACCGGCGCCCTGCTGGTCGAGCGCGTCTTCGCTCGCGCGCTCACGGGACTCGAACGCGTGGTCGACGCCCTGGGCGATGTCGGGCGACTGGCCACCTATCGACACCGACACTCCGCACGATCGCCCGTCGAACCACGCGTCGGAGGAGTCGTAGCCGATCGAGGTGACACGTTCGCGCACGATCGCGGGGATCTCGACGTATCCGCTCGTCGTGACCTCGCCCGCGACGTGCACGAGACCGGTGGTCACGAGCGTCTCGACGGCCACGCGGCTCGTGGGGTCTTCGCGAAGGAGGGCATCGAGGATCGAATCCGAGATCTGGTCGCAGAGCTTGTCGGGGTGTCCCTCGGTGACGGACTCGGAGGTGAAGAGGCGGAGTGCGCTCATGCGGGATCTGTTTCCTTCGTGCTCGTCGCGGTCGATGCCGCAGTCGTCGCTTCCGAGACAACCACGTCGAGGATCGCATGCGCCACCGACAGCTTCGTTCCGTGTGCTCGTGTGACGATGGTGCCGTCGTCGCCGATGACGACGACCTCGTTCTCGTCGCTCGCGAAACCCTCGTTCCAGCCGACCCGGTTGACGACGAGGAGGTCGGCGCCCTTCGCCTCGCGCTTGGCGCGGCCGAGCGCGAGGAGGCGCGCGTCGTCGGACTCGGTCTCGGCCGCGAAGCCGACGAGCACGGTGCCGGCATGCGGCGCATGGCCGAGCCCGGCGAGGATGTCGGGGTTTCGCACGAGTTCGAGGGTCAGGCCGTCGTCGCTCTGGTCTTTCTTGATCTTCGACTCGCTGACGCTCGCGGGGCGGTAGTCGGCGACCGCCGCAGCCATCACGACGACATCGGCGCCGGGCGCGACCTCGGCCACGGCATGCTGCAGTTCGAGCGCGGTCGAGACGCGGCGGATGTCGCAGCCCTCGGGTTCGTCGACCTCGAGGTTCGCCGCGATGAGCGTGACCTGCGCACCTCGTGCCTGCGCGGCCTCGGCGATGGCGATGCCCTGCTTGCCGCTCGATCGGTTGCCGAGGAACCGCACGGGATCGAGCGGCTCTCGTGTGCCGCCCGCGCTCACGACGACGCGGCGCCCCTCGAGATCGCGACGATTCGCGGATGCACCGGACGCGTCGGTCTCGACGGCAGCACGTTCGAGTGCCGCCCGCACGATCACGTCGGGCTCCTCCATGCGGCCGGCGCCGCTGTCGGACCCGGTGAGCTGGCCGACGGCGGGGCCGACGATCGTGACGCCGCGAGCGCGGAGCGTGGCGATGTTCGCCTGGGTCGCCGGGTGTCGCCACATCTCGGTGTGCATGGCGGGCGCGATGACGACCGGCGCTTCGCTTGCGAGCACCGTGTTGCCGAGCAGGTCGTCGGCGAGGCCGACGGCGAGCTTCGCGATCGAGTTCGCGGTCGCCGGCGCGATGACGATGAGGTCGGCAGCCTGCCCGATCGCGACGTGCCGCACCTCGGCGACGCCCTCGTACAGTTCGGTGTGCACCGGATTGCGCGAGATCGCCTCGAGGGTCGGCCGCCCGACGAAGCGCAGCGCGCCTTCGGTCGGCACGACGTGAACGTCATGCCCCGCGAGCACGAGCGCCCGAACGACGCCGACGGCCTTGTACGCGGCGATGCCGCCGGTGATGCCGACGACGACGTTGAGCCGAGTCATCCGGCCCTCCGGATCACTCGGCGATCGGGCGGAGCCGGAGCTTGTCTTCGTTGATCTCGTGCAGTGCGACCGAGAGCGGCTTGTCGTCG
Proteins encoded in this window:
- the fmt gene encoding methionyl-tRNA formyltransferase, producing MQKLRIVFAGTPAVAVPSLERLSATDHELVGVVTRLPAPLGRKRVLTPSPVARAAARLQVPVIEANRLDADVTERVAALAPDLGVIVAYGGLVREPLLSTPVHGWINLHFSLLPAWRGAAPVQHSLIAGDRVAGASVFQLVPELDAGEVFATRPHPLRGDETAGELLDELAVSGAELLAGVVDGIADGTAHAHPQTGEPSLAAKLTIDDARLDWSRPATEVHARFRGVTPEPGAWTTVDEQRLKVLGLDDASGIADAPTLAPGEMVLADRRLFVGTGTRPLELRRVQPAGKPAMDAGDWWRGAARSAAVAR
- the rpe gene encoding ribulose-phosphate 3-epimerase encodes the protein MTTRINPSILAADFANLERELDRIASADLVHVDVMDNHFVPNLTFGLQMVERLQEVSAIPLDVHLMIDDPDRWAPGYAETGAFSVTFHAEAAADPVALARRLREIGARAGIALKPGTDVEPYLELLPEFDQVLVMTVEPGFGGQSFMPETMPKLQRLRSAVEATGLDVWLQVDGGISLDTIGIAAEAGANTFVAGSAVFGAEVPAERIASLRDAASAHTHRPRSGTGSLNG
- the hisG gene encoding ATP phosphoribosyltransferase is translated as MLRIAVPNKGSLAETAAQMLWEAGYTGRRDPRDLHTADPRNGVEFFYLRPRDIATYVGSGALDVGITGRDLLLDSGSDAAEIAPLGFGDSTFRFAGPAGGFTELADLEGVRVATSYPGLVGAFLAGHGVTAKLVKLDGAVESAVRLGVADAVADVVSTGSTLRKAGLEIFGPVILDSEAVLIGSGVDKPGAATLLRRLQGVLVARQYVLLDYDVPVEYLERATAAAPGFESPTVSPLHDPEWVAVRVMIPRVDMNHVMDELYELGARAILVSAIHAARL
- a CDS encoding phosphoribosyl-ATP diphosphatase, translated to MKTFDDLFVELADKARTRPEGSGTVRELDAGVHAIGKKIVEEAAEVWMAAEYQSDDETAEEISQLLYHLQVLMLAKGLSPADVYRHL
- the hisF gene encoding imidazole glycerol phosphate synthase subunit HisF, whose translation is MSLAVRVIPCLDVAAGRVVKGVNFQNLRDAGDPVELAARYAEQGADELTFLDVTATVDDRSTTYDMVQRVAEQVFIPLTVGGGIRSVDDVARLQGHGADKIGVNSAAIARPPLIAEIADRFGAQVLVLSLDVKRSERTPSGFVVTTHGGRTETELDALDWARRAIELGAGELLVNSIDADGTKAGFDLELTALMHELSTVPVIASGGAGAVADFPPAIAAGADAVLAASVFHNGELTIGEVKAALAADGRIVR
- a CDS encoding RsmB/NOP family class I SAM-dependent RNA methyltransferase; translation: MNGGTTSGGRGNAGGARGGNGKENGNGSRPGSSSRAASTHISPARLVAVDVLEAVRADEAYANLLLPTRIRRAGLSRADAAFATELTYGTLRMQGFYDRVIELAANRPAEAIDPAVLDVLRLGAHQLLATRVATHAAVNEQVELARRVAPKAAGFANAVLRTISRTSPEEWRELVAEGTSGEDARLAAVTSHPEWIVRALRTALEHEGRGDELEALLHADNASPRVNLAVLPGLGVDTTGIDGFEPDRFSPIGAVAGDPIAAAEASGGRIRVQDEGSQLAALALSRAVPVRSGERWLDLCAGPGGKTAVLAAEALAGGARLSANETVPVRAELVRSAIAGVPLDVDVHVGDGRDLDLDVLGAPDGFDRILLDAPCTGLGALRRRPEARWRKAPADVAELTKLQGELFDSAFAALAPGGILAYVTCSPHTAETHGVLAAALRRAGSIAEQLDTRLVVEGLSQHPLDLAGAPETVQLWPHRHGTDAMFIALVRKRQGGASAAGAAR